The Motacilla alba alba isolate MOTALB_02 chromosome 27, Motacilla_alba_V1.0_pri, whole genome shotgun sequence genome includes a window with the following:
- the CCR7 gene encoding C-C chemokine receptor type 7 gives MFESLCEKEEVRNFRAAFLPAMYSLICFMGLLGNGLVMLTYIYFKRLKTMTDIYLLNLALADILFLLTLPFWATSAATHWIFGSFACKAVYCICKMSFFSGMLLLLSISIDRYFAIVQAASAHRLRPRMIFISKVTCVLIWLLAFILSIPELVHSGVNNSGSTSHCSIIANDLQTFNTGIKVSQMVFGFLFPLLVMSFCYLIIIKTLLQARNFEKNKAIKVIIAVVIVFVVFQLPYNGVMLAKTISAFNQTSSCEESKKLDVADDVTYTLACFRCCLNPFLYAFIGVKFRTDLFKLLKELGCLSQERLWQLTSCRDNKRSSFAMETETTTTFSP, from the coding sequence ATGTTCGAGTCCCTGTGTGAGAAGGAGGAGGTCCGAAACTTCCGTGCTGCCTTCCTCCCCGCCATGTACAGCCTCATCTGCTTcatggggctgctggggaacGGGCTGGTCATGCTCACCTACATCTACTTCAAGAGGCTGAAGACCATGACAGACATCTACTTGCTGAACCTGGCTCTGGCAGACATCCTCTTCCTGCTGACCCTTCCCTTCTGGGCCACGAGTGCGGCCACACACTGGATTTTTGGGAGCTTTGCCTGCAAAGCTGTCTACTGCATCTGCAAAATGAGTTTCTTCAGCGGGATGCTGCTCCTCCTGTCCATCAGCATCGACAGGTACTTCGCCATCGTCCAGGCAGCCTCAGCCCATCGCCTGCGTCCCCGGATGATATTCATCAGCAAGGTGACCTGCGTCCTCATCTGGCTCCTGGCCTTCATCCTCTCCATCCCTGAGCTGGTTCACAGCGGTGTGAACAACTCAGGCAGCACCTCCCATTGCTCCATCATTGCTAATGACTTGCAGACCTTCAACACTGGCATCAAAGTGTCCCAAATGGTGTTCGGCTTCTTATTTCCCCTCCTGGTCATGTCTTTCTGCTACCTCATCATCATCAAAACGTTACTCCAGGCCCGCAACTTTGAGAAGAACAAAGCCATCAAGGTCATCATCGCCGTGGTCATCGTCTTCGTCGTCTTCCAGCTGCCCTACAACGGCGTCATGCTGGCCAAGACCATCTCAGCCTTCAACCAGACCAGCTCGTGCGAGGAGAGCAAGAAGCTGGACGTGGCAGACGACGTGACCTACACCCTGGCCTGCTTCCGATGCTGCCTCAACCCGTTCCTCTACGCCTTCATCGGCGTCAAATTCCGCACCGACCTCTTcaagctgctgaaggagctgggctgcctgaGCCAGGAGCGCCTCTGGCAGCTCACCTCCTGCCGCGACAACAAGAGGAGCTCCTTCGCCATGGAGACAGAGACAACCACCACCTTCTCCCCGTAA